The following proteins come from a genomic window of Enterobacter chengduensis:
- a CDS encoding glycoside hydrolase family 3 N-terminal domain-containing protein, with product MTAIYKDAGRPVHERVADLLARMTPEEKFAQMHAYWLILDENGHHRERSDLSDEFAGVSEQASLSERLKLGVGQITRPLGTHIVDAKTGVRAANRLQRMMMEETRLGIPALFHEECLVGLLCKDATLFPSSLNYGSTWDPELVQRAAEQIGKEARSVGCQQGLAPVLDVSRDVRWGRTEETFGEDPWLVGVMATAYVKGLQGDRRDLLATLKHYVGHSFSEGARNHAPVHLGFSELNDTFLLPFEMAVKLANAGSVMPAYHDIDNQPGHSDSFLLTTVLRERWGFDGIIVADYGGVSLLHQHHGISHDAAESAALAFNAGLDVELPKDDCARRLADAVERGLIAMTKVDEIVARVLTEKFRLGLFEKPYADENGIDLQNDATRQVAREVATKSVTLLENNGILPLGGKPRMALVGPTADDPLALLSGYSFPVHLIISDMVEETSQVTTPRAALEQYLGASQIRYAKGCHIIEKRMAGAPVFPGDSGGKPMQQSPVSQSTALIPEAVNAAQESDVVVACVGDLAGLFQSGTVGEGSDTDSLNLPGVQQRLLEALVATGKPVIVVMTGGRPYNLQGLEDKVAALLMAWAPGQEGGWAIADVLTGRAEPQGRLVVSVPKSAGAMPYYYNHKLKSGGTPFAFHFGARYPFGFGLGWTTFRWGAARLAESRVPVDGEVTLSVDITNTGERSGSEVVQVYVRDKVATQVRPLQELKAFQRVTLSPGETATLTFTLPVEMFNFTRRDGKRIVEPGEFELQVGASSADIREAVTVNVTGETRVLPAEWRMLSTCEATRA from the coding sequence ATGACGGCTATCTATAAGGACGCGGGACGTCCCGTGCACGAGCGCGTTGCCGATTTACTGGCGCGCATGACCCCGGAAGAGAAGTTCGCCCAGATGCATGCATACTGGCTGATCCTCGATGAAAACGGTCATCACCGCGAGCGAAGCGATCTGAGCGACGAATTCGCCGGCGTAAGCGAGCAGGCGTCGCTGAGCGAACGGCTGAAGCTGGGCGTCGGGCAGATCACCCGCCCGCTGGGCACCCACATCGTTGACGCGAAAACCGGCGTGCGCGCCGCCAACCGCCTGCAGCGCATGATGATGGAAGAGACGCGTCTCGGCATCCCGGCGCTGTTCCACGAAGAGTGCCTGGTGGGGCTGCTGTGCAAAGACGCCACGCTGTTTCCTTCGTCGCTGAACTACGGCTCCACCTGGGATCCTGAACTGGTACAGCGGGCGGCAGAGCAGATTGGCAAAGAGGCGCGCTCCGTGGGCTGCCAGCAGGGGCTGGCGCCGGTGCTGGACGTCTCCCGCGACGTGCGCTGGGGGCGCACCGAAGAGACCTTTGGGGAAGATCCCTGGCTGGTGGGCGTAATGGCGACCGCCTACGTGAAGGGGTTACAGGGCGATAGGCGCGACCTGCTGGCGACGCTCAAGCACTACGTGGGCCACTCGTTCAGCGAAGGGGCGCGCAACCATGCCCCGGTCCACCTGGGGTTCAGCGAGCTGAACGACACCTTCCTGCTGCCGTTTGAAATGGCGGTCAAGCTGGCCAATGCCGGTTCGGTGATGCCTGCTTACCACGACATCGACAATCAGCCGGGGCACAGCGACAGCTTCCTGCTGACCACCGTGTTGCGCGAACGGTGGGGATTCGACGGGATTATTGTGGCGGACTACGGCGGCGTCAGCCTGCTGCACCAGCACCACGGGATTTCCCACGATGCGGCCGAATCCGCCGCGCTGGCGTTCAACGCCGGGCTTGACGTCGAGCTGCCGAAAGACGACTGCGCGCGCCGTCTGGCGGACGCGGTTGAGCGCGGGCTGATCGCTATGACCAAAGTGGATGAGATCGTGGCGCGCGTGCTGACCGAAAAATTCCGCCTGGGGCTGTTTGAAAAGCCGTATGCCGATGAAAACGGTATCGATCTGCAAAATGACGCCACCCGGCAGGTCGCGCGGGAGGTGGCGACGAAATCGGTCACGCTGCTGGAAAACAACGGCATTCTGCCGCTCGGCGGTAAGCCCCGCATGGCGCTGGTGGGCCCGACCGCAGACGATCCGCTGGCCCTGCTCAGCGGCTACAGCTTCCCGGTGCATCTGATCATCAGCGATATGGTGGAGGAGACTTCGCAGGTGACGACTCCGCGCGCGGCGCTGGAGCAGTATCTCGGCGCGTCGCAGATCCGCTATGCCAAAGGGTGCCACATCATCGAAAAACGGATGGCGGGCGCGCCGGTCTTCCCGGGCGACAGCGGCGGCAAGCCGATGCAGCAGTCACCGGTATCGCAAAGTACCGCCCTGATTCCCGAGGCGGTAAACGCCGCGCAGGAGAGTGACGTGGTGGTGGCCTGCGTGGGCGATCTCGCCGGGCTGTTCCAGAGCGGGACCGTGGGAGAAGGTTCCGACACCGACTCCCTGAACCTGCCGGGCGTACAGCAAAGGCTGCTGGAGGCGCTGGTGGCGACGGGTAAACCGGTGATTGTCGTGATGACCGGGGGGCGTCCTTACAACCTGCAGGGGCTGGAGGACAAGGTCGCGGCGCTGCTGATGGCATGGGCGCCGGGGCAGGAAGGCGGCTGGGCGATTGCGGACGTGCTAACCGGACGGGCGGAGCCGCAGGGGCGCCTGGTGGTGAGCGTGCCGAAAAGCGCCGGGGCAATGCCGTATTACTACAACCACAAGCTCAAAAGCGGCGGTACGCCTTTTGCGTTCCACTTCGGTGCCCGCTACCCGTTTGGCTTCGGCCTCGGCTGGACGACGTTTCGCTGGGGGGCTGCCCGCCTTGCCGAAAGCCGCGTGCCGGTCGACGGCGAGGTGACGCTGAGCGTGGATATCACCAACACCGGGGAGCGCAGCGGCAGCGAGGTGGTGCAGGTTTACGTCAGGGATAAGGTCGCCACCCAGGTGCGGCCGCTTCAGGAGCTGAAGGCCTTCCAGCGCGTTACGCTCTCGCCGGGCGAAACCGCCACGCTCACCTTTACGCTGCCGGTTGAGATGTTCAACTTCACCCGCCGGGACGGGAAACGCATCGTTGAGCCGGGCGAGTTTGAGCTCCAGGTTGGCGCATCGTCGGCGGATATCCGCGAGGCGGTGACGGTCAACGTGACGGGGGAGACGCGGGTGCTGCCCGCGGAGTGGCGGATGCTGAGTACCTGTGAGGCTACGCGCGCGTAG